The stretch of DNA TTTTTTACGGGAATCAAACTAAAGGGTAACTTCAAAAAAATAGGTATCACGTTTAAACTAAAAAGAAAATAAAAAAGGAAGTTGGGGGTCGTTTTGACCCGACTTGTTACTTGGGTGTTGAACGTTTTGTCAAGGAACTTTTATAGTTAAGGTATGAACATTGACAGCAATGTTTCAGTGTGAACGACGTTGGGGTTGCTTTCTATCATTTCGTAGATGATTTTTGCGAGTTGTTCGGAAGTGTCTGCTTCAATTATTGTTACTGCATCGAATCGTCCTGTAACTGAATTAGCTATTTTTATGCCTTTGATCTTCCTTGACTGCACGATCTCCTCCGAAGTACCAGGTCGCATCGTAACAAGTACGAATGCCCTGATTTTTTTGCTGCGGAGATCTTTTTGAGTCATCGTGTTCTCTCCTGTTTAGAAGAGTGTTATTGCTGTTTCTGTGTGGACGATGTTGGGGTCTTTTTCGATTACTTTGTAAACGAATTCGTTAAGGGACTCTAGGTCTGGAGCTTCTAAGACTGCAACGACGTCGTGGCGTCCATAGACTGAGTCAACATGTAGGACGTTTTCGAATCGCATTTTGATTCCTTTGACTACATCTTCAGATGTTCCAGGTCGAGTGTCAATTAATAGATACGCTTTCATGTTATTCACCTCTCTCCTTATCATATATTCTAGTAGTCTAGATATTTCATTATTTCCCATGGAGTTACATACAAACAGAACTGGTTCCAGTCGTTTGTCTTGTAGTCGATGAATGCATCGAATATGTGACTTCCAAGAGCCTTCTGAACTACTTCATCACTTTGCATTGCTTCCAATGCGTCTTTCAAGGATGTAGGTAGTTCTTTGATTCCCATGGCTTTTCGGCGTTCAGTGGGTAGTTCGTAAACGTCTTCGTCTACAGGGTCACCAGGTTCAGTTTTATTCTTAATACCGTCAAGTCCAGCCATCAAGATAACTGACAAAGCCAAGTAAGAGTTACATGAGGGATCAGCTGATCGCAATTCTGCACGTTTTGCTGCTGCATGCTCAGGACCTTTGAAGTATACTGGAACACGAATCATTGCGGACCTGTTTCGGCGAGACCACATGATAAAGATCGGGGCTTCAAATCCGGGAACAAGTCGTTTGTATGAGTTTACTGTAGGACAAGTTATTGCAGTGATTGCTCGAGCGTGGTCAAGCAAACCTCCAATGAAGTATCTGCCAGTTTGGCTCATTTCTGCATATTCATCTGTTTCGTCATACATTGCGTTTGTTTTTCCTTTCCACAAGGAAGCGTGAACATGCATTCCGCTTGCGTTGTCAAGGTAAACTGGTTTAGGCATGAAAGTTGCAACTAAACCGTGTTTTTTCGCCACGTTTTTTGCAACAAACTTGTATAGTAGGGTTCGGTCAGCGGTTTTAACCAAGTCACCATATTTGAAGTCAATTTCAATTTGTCCATTGGTTGCGACTTCGTGGTGGTGCATTTCGATTTCTGTGTCAAAGTTTGTTTCTAGTATGTGAGCGACTTCGTTACGGTATTCAACGGTAGTGTCATCTGGGGGAGGTCTGAAATAGGCTTCTTTAGGCCTTAAGAATTGGCTTCCTGGGGTGGTTTCTGGAGATTGAGGTACTACTCGTGGTGCTCCCCAAGAGTCACCTGAACCACCTTTTGGACTTACCCACATGTCCCAGACAAGTTTTGTTGGATCAATTGAGTTGAAAACGAAATATTCCAGTTCTGGACCAAAAAAGCCAGTGTATCCCATAGCTGCTGCAGCTTTCACGGCATTTTTTGCTACGTATCCTCGGGGGTCTACAACTGAGGGTTCGTTGCCTCCGAAGGCTTCATAGACATCGCCTAGGATTATTGCACTTCTTTGTATGTCGTTATCCATGGTCCATGGAATAAGGGAAAGGGTATCTGCTGCAGGCATGAGAATCATGTCTGATTCGTT from Candidatus Bathyarchaeum sp. encodes:
- a CDS encoding Lrp/AsnC ligand binding domain-containing protein, with protein sequence MRPGTSEEIVQSRKIKGIKIANSVTGRFDAVTIIEADTSEQLAKIIYEMIESNPNVVHTETLLSMFIP
- a CDS encoding Lrp/AsnC ligand binding domain-containing protein — protein: MKAYLLIDTRPGTSEDVVKGIKMRFENVLHVDSVYGRHDVVAVLEAPDLESLNEFVYKVIEKDPNIVHTETAITLF
- the glnA gene encoding type I glutamate--ammonia ligase — translated: MDAITKAQETLKKNKIRWVHTAFVDIRGLMQDVVLPARHFTEGQALTAGIGFDGSSVRGFKAINESDMILMPAADTLSLIPWTMDNDIQRSAIILGDVYEAFGGNEPSVVDPRGYVAKNAVKAAAAMGYTGFFGPELEYFVFNSIDPTKLVWDMWVSPKGGSGDSWGAPRVVPQSPETTPGSQFLRPKEAYFRPPPDDTTVEYRNEVAHILETNFDTEIEMHHHEVATNGQIEIDFKYGDLVKTADRTLLYKFVAKNVAKKHGLVATFMPKPVYLDNASGMHVHASLWKGKTNAMYDETDEYAEMSQTGRYFIGGLLDHARAITAITCPTVNSYKRLVPGFEAPIFIMWSRRNRSAMIRVPVYFKGPEHAAAKRAELRSADPSCNSYLALSVILMAGLDGIKNKTEPGDPVDEDVYELPTERRKAMGIKELPTSLKDALEAMQSDEVVQKALGSHIFDAFIDYKTNDWNQFCLYVTPWEIMKYLDY